NNNNNNNNNNNNNNNNNNNNNNNNNNNNNNNNNNNNNNNNNNNNNNNNNNNNNNNNNNgtacttttatattattatacccaaatataattgatagataaaaagatatttttgcatgagatatccaaatataaaattacttttacttttttttataaaactttttaaaaaaaagagaatacaaaatttttttttttaagaaaaactcATCCAAACAGAGCGTTAACCCTTTTTGATTTCTTGATTATCATTAAGGATGAAAATGATTGCACTAAACCTTAGTTTGTGAGATGGAGCAACAAGGGTTGAGTCCTTGTTATGGTGATAGAGTATTGGATGGTGAGTAGTAGGTGGAAGTTGAAGCTTTCTATTCTTGAATGCAACAACAATGACCTGAGCAAAGCTAGTGAGCAAGCTTTTGTGAGGTTTATGCTTCACATAACggtgagaaagaagaaagaagaagacggTTGACAACAACATAAGTGCCGCAGGAACACCAAAACCCAGTTTCCATCCATACCGGTCTTGAATGTAAACAATTGCAGTTAAGGAGAAAACAACAGAAACTGCTTGTGAAGCAATGTACCAACTtatgaaactctccaacaccctctcctttttgttgttgttgttgttgagttgGTCTGCACCAAATGCTAAGGAGCAGAAGATTCCACCTCCTCCAATTGATATGAGTGCAAAACAAGTGATTAGGAGTGCAAGTTGGGGTGCTGTTGCTGATTCATGGCTCAAAGGTGAGGGTCTTGCCTCTGCTATCATGGCTGTTAACCATAATAGTGCCATCCCCTGTgatcaaattattataaaaaaattgttaaaaaaatcctcttaattgttaaaaaaaattgaaagtgtAATGTGTGATATTTAGGATAATGCTAggtagataaaaaaaaaacagtcagaacTTTTTTTATTTagacaattaatgaatgttaaataaggaAAATTTTGGTTGTTTTTagctaatatttttttgttaccaaacatttttcGATATTTAACCCTTTATTATTCTCTCTTTCGTATTTATTTTTAGTCTCACTTATAAAGTTAATGGTgcgagatcacactttactccctcaattgttaaaaaaaattgagagaatccaTTTCCAAGTAATTAATAAAACCAGCTaccaatatatttatgtataaatatatgtggggtttaatttattttcaatgtgcaTTTATATTCCAACATGTATGTTATAATAGTAGCTGACTTTGGtaactgattttggtgtacatcTAGCATAGTCAAATTATTATATATGGTGGAAACTCCGGTgcagttgacttcacgtgaagttgataactcatagccgttagatgatttgacaaaattttcatctaacgactcttaaCTATCAATTTCACATGAAGTCGAGTGCAGTTTTCACCATTATATATTAAGTTTAACTTAGTTTGTGTAAGTGTGTAACTTTTTTATAATTCATATTCATAGAAATTAACATAGAATCAGAATCAGATCATATAGGGTGAGAGGTTGactatatcttttatttatcattttaatGTAAGATAAAGGAGATTATATTTAGAAAATAAAGAAGTGCAGTATAGATGGTACCAGAAAAGTGATAATTGAACCAAAAGCAATGGCAAGAAAGCGACCCAAATAAGAATCAGCAAGGAAAGCACCAAAGAGAGGAGCAAAATTGGTAGCAGCAAACCAAAAGAACATAATCTTTGTTGCTTTAACCACTCTGAGTCTGTAGTCTCCAATCAAATACACTATCATGTTTGGGGATAGCCCCACACTTGCCATCTTTGCCAGTGCTTCATTTCCTACAACCATTCCCATAACAAAATTAAAGTAAACCATGCAATTTAATGCAATGCATGCTTCCTAATCCTATATACATATGgcttattaattattaatacatACCTATAATGAAAGGCATGGTAATGAGTCCACCCTTGCACCTTTGATTATTATTCATGtcttgcttttcttcttcttgttgctcATTCATTTCCTCTTCAACCAAAGCACCCTCCATTTCCTTCTCCATCTCTATCTTTGCTTAGTTAGTTGTTCCTCTTGTAAGTGCAACACACacacatattatatatataaagaaaactaTATACAAAGCAGTGAAGTAGCTAGAAAATCATTCATGGTTTCATGCACATGTGaagaaaaagtaaacaaatttTGCGTGCGGCAACTGATACTGCAGGAATTCATAAATGATATTGTAGTATATAGTGCAAGAGTGGACTTGCCCAATTTTTCAATAATTTCCAGTGGAAATTTAAACGTCACAAAAGTAATTAACATTAATtactttaaataaataaataaacaatctCGCTAA
The DNA window shown above is from Arachis ipaensis cultivar K30076 chromosome B08, Araip1.1, whole genome shotgun sequence and carries:
- the LOC107610307 gene encoding protein NRT1/ PTR FAMILY 1.2-like, producing the protein MEKEMEGALVEEEMNEQQEEEKQDMNNNQRCKGGLITMPFIIGNEALAKMASVGLSPNMIVYLIGDYRLRVVKATKIMFFWFAATNFAPLFGAFLADSYLGRFLAIAFGSIITFLGMALLWLTAMIAEARPSPLSHESATAPQLALLITCFALISIGGGGIFCSLAFGADQLNNNNNKKERVLESFISWYIASQAVSVVFSLTAIVYIQDRYGWKLGFGVPAALMLLSTVFFFLLSHRYVKHKPHKSLLTSFAQVIVVAFKNRKLQLPPTTHHPILYHHNKDSTLVAPSHKLRFLNKACIVTNNNNNSSWSVCTIEQVEELKAIIKVIPLWSSGFMLSISSSQSSFFLLQAKTMNRHITSNFQIPAGSFPVFIMISVFITAGVYDRLIIPLASKLRGKPVRISAKNRMGIGLFFCFLDLVVSAVVENIRRRKAIREGYIDNPEAILDMSAMWLIPHNVLNGIAEAFNAIGQSEFYYTEFPRSMSSIAAALFSFGSAIGNLLASLIFSIVDDITSKEGKQSWVSDNINKGHYDKYYWVLAIMSAVNMVYYLVCNWAYGPTIEDAAGNRVHEEEEK